The Chrysiogenia bacterium DNA window TAGCTGGGTTTTTCCTCGCTCATGGTCCCTGATACGCGGGGTGCGAAGGCGGCTCACACAGGCGGCCACCGGCACCGGGCACTTCGGGAAAAACGTCGTGATTGCGACGTCTTGCCCGCGCCCGTTTCAATTGGCCCTACGCTATACCGCGCAGGCAATCAGGGTTCAAGCAGGGATGAGGCTTGATTGACGTAGTCGGCAATTCCGTCGCGAAAGACGCCCGGAAGGTCCACAAATTCCAGTCCAACGCCCGCAGGAGTGCCGTCCTGCTGGTCAGCTGGGCGACGCCAGACGACCTTGGCCACGCTTTCGATGGTGCTGCCCGGGTAGGGCAGGCGGAATTTGAGGCTGACTTGCTCCCCGGCGGGGAGTTCCTTGACCGTGGGAATGAAGAGTCCCCCACAGGAAATGTTGCCGCCGGAGGCGACAATGCGGTCCCCGCCTGGGGTCATGCAATGCACGAGGGAGGCGAAGGGCGCTCTGGGATGCTTGCGGGTCTGTGGCCGAGTCATGTTGCTACTTTCGGCGGCGCAATT harbors:
- a CDS encoding PilZ domain-containing protein, encoding MTRPQTRKHPRAPFASLVHCMTPGGDRIVASGGNISCGGLFIPTVKELPAGEQVSLKFRLPYPGSTIESVAKVVWRRPADQQDGTPAGVGLEFVDLPGVFRDGIADYVNQASSLLEP